In Elusimicrobium sp. An273, one genomic interval encodes:
- a CDS encoding CYTH domain-containing protein, whose product MKNMETEFKWDANVPRAFARMRRAVEQAAGQASPRGAVQLAICDVYLDTPDSAFEKQQIAFRVRCCAGQWQATFKTRTEVKNGKAVRREETLELPGVKNLKEALSFLNQKKRWKNLPLQQLRPLFKLTNRRTVQLLSFPSLEAELAFDQCTLYVAGRKVQMKEIELELKKGKASALETLARQLTQQSGLSYMRVSKVKTACGLLKLWGEK is encoded by the coding sequence ATGAAGAATATGGAAACGGAATTTAAGTGGGATGCCAATGTGCCGCGTGCGTTTGCGCGGATGCGCCGCGCGGTTGAGCAAGCGGCGGGGCAGGCCTCGCCGAGAGGCGCGGTGCAGCTGGCGATTTGCGATGTGTATTTAGATACGCCCGATTCGGCTTTTGAAAAACAACAAATTGCTTTTCGCGTCCGCTGTTGTGCGGGCCAATGGCAAGCCACATTTAAGACGCGCACGGAAGTGAAAAACGGAAAAGCCGTCCGCCGGGAGGAAACCCTGGAGTTGCCGGGCGTAAAAAATTTAAAGGAAGCTCTTTCTTTTTTAAACCAAAAAAAACGCTGGAAAAATTTGCCCTTGCAACAGCTGCGTCCGTTGTTTAAGCTGACCAATCGCCGTACCGTGCAGTTGCTTTCTTTTCCTTCTTTGGAGGCGGAATTGGCATTTGACCAATGCACGCTGTATGTGGCCGGGCGGAAAGTGCAAATGAAAGAAATTGAACTGGAATTAAAAAAAGGGAAAGCAAGTGCGTTGGAAACGTTAGCCCGGCAGTTAACCCAGCAAAGCGGGCTTTCGTATATGCGGGTTTCCAAAGTAAAAACCGCGTGTGGATTATTGAAATTGTGGGGGGAGAAATGA
- a CDS encoding PaaI family thioesterase, with protein sequence MKKLRQPTSLQCFACGRNNPFGLKLEWYNDYDKRQVEASFSLDDNYCSYPGTVHGGILATILDETSGRAILLNNDFNRLMVTLKMEVVYKHNTPTHTPLKAIGRVIKDSGSRAMVEGEIVLPDGTVSAKCSSILYKIPQAVKDKWGPEEEEWKRTTPSVEE encoded by the coding sequence ATGAAAAAATTGCGTCAACCCACTTCTTTACAATGTTTTGCCTGCGGGCGGAACAACCCTTTTGGCTTAAAATTGGAATGGTACAACGATTATGACAAACGCCAGGTAGAGGCCAGTTTTTCGCTGGACGACAATTATTGTTCCTACCCCGGCACGGTGCACGGCGGCATTTTGGCCACCATTTTGGATGAAACCTCCGGACGCGCCATTTTGCTTAACAATGATTTTAACCGCTTAATGGTTACCCTTAAAATGGAAGTGGTCTACAAGCACAACACCCCCACGCACACGCCGCTAAAAGCCATCGGCCGCGTGATAAAAGACAGCGGCTCCCGCGCCATGGTGGAAGGGGAAATCGTCCTGCCGGACGGAACGGTTTCTGCCAAGTGCAGCAGTATTTTGTACAAAATTCCCCAAGCCGTGAAAGACAAATGGGGCCCCGAAGAAGAAGAGTGGAAACGCACGACTCCGTCGGTAGAAGAATAA
- a CDS encoding aldehyde dehydrogenase has product MEEILKQQRAFFESGATLPVKNRLNFLKKLRHAIQTHRDDICQALYQDLGKSETEAYMCEIGMALEEIAYFLKHLPSLAKDRTVRTPLSNFHAKSIIKFVPRGNVLILSPWNYPFLLSMEPLVDALAAGNTAVLKPSAYSPHTSALIQKIIQETFPPHYVETVTGGRQENQTLLTQKFDYIFFTGSTAVGKEVLRRAAENLTPVTLELGGKSPCLVDETADIALAARRIVFGKFLNCGQTCVAPDYILCPENLQQPLLAALQREITRQFGPQPLANPHYGKIINEKHFQRLSALLTCGKIAAGGKTSPATLQIEPTVLTDVSWEDSAMQEEIFGPILPIITYSSLQEALKKIESRPHPLALYLFSTDKKRISQITQQIRYGGGCINDTIMHLSTPYLPFGGIGESGMGCYHGKFGFETFSHKKSILCKRNWIDVPLRYQPYSRWKQWLLKHFLR; this is encoded by the coding sequence ATGGAGGAGATATTAAAACAACAGCGGGCTTTTTTTGAAAGCGGCGCCACGCTGCCCGTAAAAAACCGTTTGAATTTTTTAAAAAAATTGCGCCATGCCATTCAAACGCACCGGGACGATATTTGCCAAGCCTTATACCAAGACCTAGGCAAAAGCGAAACCGAAGCTTATATGTGCGAAATCGGAATGGCGCTGGAAGAAATTGCGTATTTTCTAAAACATCTTCCTTCTCTTGCCAAAGACAGAACCGTCCGCACCCCGCTTTCCAATTTTCACGCCAAAAGCATTATCAAATTTGTTCCGCGGGGCAACGTTTTAATTTTAAGTCCGTGGAACTATCCGTTTTTGCTTTCTATGGAACCGTTGGTGGACGCGCTGGCCGCGGGCAATACGGCGGTATTAAAACCCAGCGCCTATTCCCCCCATACCAGCGCGCTGATTCAAAAGATAATACAGGAAACATTTCCGCCCCATTATGTCGAGACGGTAACGGGCGGCAGGCAGGAAAACCAAACGCTCCTGACGCAAAAATTTGATTACATCTTTTTTACCGGAAGCACGGCCGTAGGCAAAGAAGTGCTGCGCCGCGCCGCCGAAAATTTAACGCCCGTTACCTTAGAACTGGGCGGGAAAAGCCCGTGCTTGGTAGACGAAACGGCGGATATCGCTTTGGCCGCCCGCCGCATTGTATTTGGCAAATTTTTAAACTGCGGGCAAACCTGCGTGGCGCCGGATTACATTTTATGTCCGGAAAATTTACAACAGCCCCTGCTGGCCGCTTTGCAACGGGAAATTACCCGCCAGTTTGGCCCGCAGCCTTTGGCCAACCCACACTACGGAAAAATTATCAACGAAAAACATTTCCAACGCTTAAGCGCTCTTTTGACGTGCGGCAAAATTGCGGCCGGCGGAAAAACCTCTCCCGCCACCCTGCAAATAGAGCCCACCGTTTTAACAGACGTCTCGTGGGAGGACTCCGCCATGCAGGAAGAAATTTTCGGCCCCATTCTGCCCATTATCACCTATTCTTCTTTGCAGGAAGCGCTGAAAAAAATAGAAAGCCGCCCGCACCCGCTGGCCCTCTATCTTTTTTCTACGGACAAAAAGCGCATTTCGCAAATTACCCAGCAAATTCGCTACGGCGGCGGCTGCATTAACGACACGATTATGCACCTGAGCACGCCCTATCTGCCTTTTGGCGGAATAGGCGAGAGCGGAATGGGGTGCTACCACGGAAAATTCGGGTTTGAAACGTTTTCGCATAAAAAAAGCATTTTATGCAAACGCAACTGGATTGATGTGCCCTTGCGCTACCAGCCGTACTCGCGTTGGAAGCAATGGCTTTTAAAACATTTTTTGCGCTAA
- a CDS encoding methylated-DNA--[protein]-cysteine S-methyltransferase, translating into MTETYISYPSPLGELTVAGDGKYITRVVFPGIRRGSSLPRQNSPLLQEACRQLDEYFAGRRFVFDLPLRAAGTPFQMRVWKALEKVPYGKTCSYGQLAAWAGNPRAARAVGGAVHVNPIAILIPCHRVIGADGTLTGYGGGLWRKEFLLQLEKSFLPRIKNPAEGPGSV; encoded by the coding sequence ATGACCGAAACCTATATTTCTTACCCAAGCCCGCTGGGAGAACTGACCGTCGCCGGTGACGGGAAATATATTACCCGGGTAGTTTTCCCCGGCATCCGGCGCGGCTCCTCGCTTCCCCGCCAGAACAGCCCGCTGTTGCAAGAAGCGTGCCGGCAGCTGGATGAATACTTTGCAGGGCGTCGTTTCGTATTTGATCTTCCGCTGCGAGCGGCAGGAACGCCGTTTCAAATGCGGGTTTGGAAAGCGCTTGAAAAGGTTCCTTATGGAAAAACCTGCAGCTATGGCCAGCTGGCCGCGTGGGCCGGAAACCCGCGTGCGGCGCGGGCCGTGGGCGGGGCGGTGCACGTAAACCCCATTGCCATTTTAATCCCCTGCCACCGGGTAATCGGGGCGGACGGAACGCTGACGGGATATGGCGGAGGGCTGTGGCGGAAAGAATTTTTGTTACAGTTGGAAAAATCTTTTTTGCCGCGCATTAAAAACCCGGCCGAAGGGCCGGGATCTGTGTAG
- a CDS encoding C-GCAxxG-C-C family protein — protein MNEPAVKGEEAKRLFLNGYNCAQAVFLAFSKELGLDDKTALKLSSGFGGGMGRLREVCGAVSAMFMVLGLKYGSDNPSDHAAKAQLYARVQELARRFKEENGSIICRELLSLPPGPQDPTPQPRTQAYYKLRPCPDKVASAAAILEQYLRENP, from the coding sequence ATGAATGAACCTGCTGTGAAAGGAGAAGAAGCCAAGCGGCTTTTTCTTAACGGATATAATTGTGCCCAAGCCGTTTTTTTGGCTTTTAGCAAAGAACTCGGATTAGACGATAAAACGGCTCTTAAACTAAGCTCCGGTTTCGGCGGCGGAATGGGCCGCCTGCGCGAAGTATGCGGGGCCGTCAGCGCGATGTTTATGGTGTTGGGGCTCAAATACGGTTCGGACAATCCTTCCGACCATGCCGCCAAAGCCCAACTCTATGCGCGCGTGCAGGAACTGGCGCGCCGGTTTAAAGAGGAAAACGGTTCCATCATCTGCCGGGAACTGCTTTCCCTGCCGCCCGGCCCGCAGGATCCTACGCCGCAGCCGCGTACGCAGGCCTATTATAAACTGCGCCCCTGCCCGGATAAAGTGGCCAGCGCCGCCGCGATTTTGGAGCAATACCTGCGCGAAAATCCTTAA
- a CDS encoding DNA-deoxyinosine glycosylase has product MPKPLHSFPPLADAHTRILIIGSMPGAASLSAHEYYAYPHNQFWRLMFDLLESGRTPANYADKQNTLLAHRIGLWDSLACCERTGSLDSAISRPVPNDFPTLFARFPHIQTLLFNGQAAHRYFKRAFNGFLGKEVFLLPSTSPAHAARSYQEKRACWQNALRAALQEPAR; this is encoded by the coding sequence ATGCCAAAACCGCTGCATAGTTTTCCCCCGTTGGCCGATGCTCATACCCGCATATTGATTATAGGCAGTATGCCCGGGGCGGCTTCGCTGTCGGCCCACGAGTATTACGCCTATCCGCACAATCAGTTTTGGCGGCTGATGTTTGACCTGTTGGAATCCGGCCGCACACCCGCCAATTATGCAGATAAACAAAACACGCTTCTTGCTCACCGCATCGGGTTGTGGGACTCGCTGGCCTGCTGCGAACGAACCGGCAGTTTAGATTCTGCCATTTCGCGCCCCGTTCCAAACGATTTTCCAACGCTTTTTGCGCGCTTTCCCCATATTCAGACCTTGCTGTTTAACGGGCAGGCTGCACACCGCTACTTTAAACGGGCGTTTAACGGATTTTTAGGAAAAGAAGTTTTTCTTCTCCCCTCCACCAGCCCCGCCCACGCCGCACGCTCCTATCAAGAAAAAAGAGCCTGCTGGCAAAATGCCCTTCGGGCCGCCCTGCAGGAACCTGCCCGATGA
- a CDS encoding YqaA family protein, whose product MNVFSACTLLFAAAFLAATLLPAQSEGILFWLVYTQKYPTALLLAFATAGNVLGACVNAWLGRYLARFQHKKWFPFSPRQFEQAKRFFQKYGVWALLLSWVPVIGDPITLAAGALGVRWPVFLLLVTLAKLGRYLVVCHAAGWL is encoded by the coding sequence ATGAATGTATTTTCCGCCTGCACGCTTCTCTTTGCCGCCGCTTTTTTGGCCGCCACATTGCTGCCGGCCCAATCGGAAGGCATCCTGTTTTGGCTGGTCTATACTCAAAAATATCCGACGGCCCTCCTGCTTGCCTTCGCCACGGCAGGCAATGTGCTGGGCGCTTGCGTCAACGCGTGGCTGGGGCGGTATTTGGCGCGGTTTCAGCATAAAAAATGGTTTCCGTTTTCGCCCCGCCAGTTTGAACAGGCCAAGCGGTTTTTCCAAAAATACGGCGTTTGGGCGCTTCTTCTGTCCTGGGTGCCCGTGATAGGCGATCCCATTACCCTGGCCGCCGGGGCGCTGGGCGTGCGCTGGCCTGTTTTTTTGCTGTTGGTAACCCTGGCCAAGCTGGGCCGCTACCTAGTAGTGTGCCACGCGGCGGGCTGGCTGTAA
- a CDS encoding YqaA family protein — translation MPELHILIFQFVMSVISASIIPAQGELIMFALLASGKYTDWLLLTVACGGTFLGVSINWVLGRYLSKFQNEKWFPVKGAYIEKAKALFDKHGRAALLLAGIPLIGDPITIVAGALKVNFGFYLVTAGLSKCARYGLVFLIYMGIV, via the coding sequence ATGCCAGAACTGCATATTCTTATTTTTCAATTCGTTATGTCTGTCATTTCGGCCAGCATTATTCCGGCCCAGGGAGAACTGATTATGTTTGCCCTGTTGGCTTCCGGAAAATATACCGACTGGCTGTTACTAACGGTGGCTTGCGGCGGCACTTTTTTGGGCGTGAGCATAAACTGGGTACTGGGCAGATATTTAAGCAAATTTCAAAACGAAAAGTGGTTCCCCGTAAAGGGAGCTTATATTGAAAAGGCCAAAGCCTTGTTTGACAAGCACGGCCGCGCGGCCCTGCTTCTGGCGGGGATTCCCCTCATCGGTGATCCTATTACCATTGTGGCAGGCGCGTTGAAAGTAAATTTCGGGTTTTATCTCGTTACGGCGGGCCTCTCCAAATGTGCCCGCTACGGGCTGGTGTTTTTAATCTATATGGGCATTGTATAG
- a CDS encoding tetratricopeptide repeat protein, producing the protein MRKVLGIIFCLCIAMGAFAQTASQLFAKAKAENNPNTQIKLLTKVIAKSPRMADAYHYRADAYLSLGRNKQALADYSRTVSLRPRDPFRYYARGLAYQKMGRYSLAQADFSKAISLKPSYRNFYLARARANASLEKYEDSLRDYQKYLGKRKPSLELSKEMIPVYLGAYRYEEAIKRLKQLRAAGDDSADLYFWMGRIYSGQNRLDEAVSAYSKAINREASYAQAYRYRASAFKDMGDKPAALEDYTVLLKLQPEAIFYNRRGLVYEEMKQFKEAAADYTRAIELMPKWAIPYNNRGFAKMNLKDWKGAKEDLETAIKLDGTSPTPYVNLAGVYWLSRKDRKNTYDNLDKAVRRNFKNFESLYDDDQKGWMFKNINKTAEFRAVLYK; encoded by the coding sequence ATGCGCAAAGTTTTAGGAATTATTTTTTGTCTGTGTATAGCTATGGGTGCGTTTGCCCAAACGGCCTCGCAGTTGTTTGCCAAGGCCAAGGCGGAAAATAACCCCAATACACAGATTAAACTGCTTACCAAAGTCATTGCCAAGTCGCCCCGGATGGCGGATGCATACCACTACCGGGCGGATGCGTACCTAAGCTTGGGCCGCAACAAACAGGCGCTGGCGGACTATTCCCGCACCGTGTCTCTGCGCCCGCGGGATCCGTTCCGCTATTATGCACGGGGGCTTGCCTATCAAAAAATGGGACGCTATTCCTTGGCGCAGGCCGATTTTTCCAAAGCGATTTCGCTAAAACCTTCGTACCGGAATTTTTACTTGGCCCGGGCGCGGGCCAATGCATCGCTGGAAAAGTACGAGGATTCCTTGCGGGATTACCAAAAGTATTTGGGCAAGAGAAAACCCTCTTTGGAATTATCAAAGGAAATGATTCCGGTTTATTTGGGGGCGTACCGCTATGAGGAAGCGATAAAACGCCTCAAACAATTGCGCGCAGCGGGGGATGATTCGGCCGATTTGTATTTTTGGATGGGACGTATCTATTCGGGGCAAAACCGCCTGGATGAGGCTGTTTCGGCCTACAGCAAGGCCATTAACCGCGAGGCGTCTTACGCGCAAGCCTACCGCTATCGCGCCAGCGCCTTTAAAGATATGGGCGACAAGCCGGCGGCGCTGGAGGACTATACCGTGTTGCTTAAATTGCAGCCGGAAGCCATTTTTTACAACCGGCGCGGGTTGGTGTATGAAGAAATGAAACAATTTAAAGAAGCCGCCGCCGATTATACCCGCGCAATTGAATTAATGCCCAAATGGGCCATCCCGTATAATAACCGCGGGTTTGCCAAAATGAATTTGAAAGATTGGAAAGGCGCCAAGGAAGATTTGGAAACGGCTATTAAGCTGGACGGAACGAGCCCTACGCCGTATGTCAATTTGGCGGGTGTTTATTGGCTCAGCCGCAAAGACCGCAAAAATACGTATGACAATTTGGATAAAGCGGTGCGGCGCAATTTTAAAAATTTTGAATCGCTCTACGATGATGATCAAAAAGGCTGGATGTTTAAAAATATTAATAAAACGGCCGAATTCCGCGCTGTGCTGTATAAGTAG